DNA from Cyanobacteria bacterium FACHB-DQ100:
CGCAGTTCTGGAGCCGGATCAGTTAAGAGCCGTTTTGATACATAAGGATAAGCTTTGCTCAGAACTTTGAAATTGGGATCAACATTAATCGCAATTCCTTCAAGCGTGACCAGCGATCGAATAATTAACGCGAAGAATGCAGGCACTTGAAAAGGATACTCGTACATCAGCGCCGATAATTTATCGGTGATGCTTTTGATGTTGATTTCGGCAACAGAAGCACCTAATGCTTCGTTGAATACTTCCGCGAATGCTGGAATGATCGGAGTCAGATCCATCGTGGGCGATAGAAATCCCAGATTGACATAATCTTGAGCTAAGCCCTCAAAATCCCGGTTTACCAGGTGGACGATCGCTTCGATTAGCCCATATCGCTGATAAGGTTCAACCTGGCTCATCATGCCGAAATCGAGATAGGCTAAGCGTCCATCGGGCATTGCCAGTAAGTTGCCAGGATGTGGATCGGCGTGAAAGAATCCATGCTCTAGAAGCTGTCGGAGCGAACATTGCACCCCAACATCAATCAGGTGAGTTGCATCAATGCCCTGAGCGCGGATCGCTTCGAGTTGCGTCAGCTTGTTTCCGGTAATCCATTCCATTGTCAGAACTCGCCGTCCCGTATATTCCCAGTAGATCTTAGGAACGTAGATCTCTGGCAGGTGTCCGTAGAGTTCTTGGAATCGCTCGGCGTTATGTCCCTCATGGGTGTAGTCCATTTCTTCAAAGATGCGAGTCGCTAATTCATCAGCGATCGCAACCAAGTTACTCCGGATTTGCTTGATGTTTTTCATCGCCCACCCTGCCAAACGCCGCAGAATGAACATATCCAGAGCAATGCTTCGCGCCAGTCCCGGACGCTGAACCTTGACCGCAACGGTTTCGCCTGTTTTCAGCTTGCCTTTGTAGACCTGACCTAAAGAGGCAGCGGCGATCGGCATCGGACTCAATTCTTCGTAGATCTGATCCGGGGTTTTGCCTAACTCTTCGCGAATAAATTGGAATGCAACTTCGTTGGGAAATGGAGGAAGCTGGTCTTGAAGTTTGGTTAATTCTTCCAGATAAGTCGGCGGCACTAAATCCGGTCGCGTAGATAGTGCTTGCCCAATTTTGATAAATGCAGGGCCTAAATTCGTCAACATCTCGCGCAGATGTATCGCCTGTTTGGGCTGACTTTCAATCGTTCTTCCGGTAATGCGATCCCACCACAGCCGCGCTGCAAAGAAGAGAAACGGTAGAAAAATTCCCAGCGTGCGCTGCCACACTTTAAGCGATCGCGTCCGATAATAGGCTGCAATCAAATCAGGGTCATAGCGCAGCGTTGTCATATCGGCTTGATTCGGAACCAATGCTAACTCCGATGTGATCATGCCGTTCTCGGTGCGAATAAAGGGAAGAGTGTCCGTAGGTTGAGGCGCTTCAGCAGCAATAGAGGAAGGAGAGGTTGCATTCATCGATCGACACCGGAGGCAAGAATTATAAAGTATTGTAACAACAAGCTCTTAAGGATTGACTGTCTTTAGTTAATCATTTTGCGGAAGCTTTGAGAGTGCCCGCGATTGTTAGATTACCGAATGCCATACATCAGGAAATCCTCACCGAGTACGAGAAGTCACACCAAAATCTTCATCTGCCTCCCTCTTGACGCAGAGATAGAATGAATTTGCTCTATCTAAAATCAAATCTTTCTTGTTATTTGCATTCTCCTCGTTCATCTTCAACAGAAATAATTACTTTGAATAAATAGAAATAGAGAACGTTCGACCCTGGTTCGACTCTGGTTCGACTCTAGGCGGTCACTTCGTGGAGCTAAGCGATCGCTTCAAGTTCTCGTTTGAGCTAATCCAGCACGATCGCGATCTAGCTTTTTCAGGGCCCAACTCTAAACTCCGTCGTCCTGTCCTAACTTCATGCCGAATATCCCGCCAAAGGTTCTCAAAGTCTTCCACAGAGCGCTGCTGCATTAAATGAAAGTGCCGTCCCTACTCCCTACTTCCTACTCCTTTTAGCGTTCACGACTCAAACGGGATCGCTATAGGTCTACGGTTTATGTTTTTTGTTTGAAGTGCTTTCAGAAGCGAATAAGTTGCGTCACAATATGGAACGGGTTGGAGTCGAAGAGAACACTTGATGCAAATTGAAACGCGCTCTGACATGCAAAGAATTGAGACAGATCGAGGCATTCGGTTCTGTCAAAGTTTCACGATCGCTAACACAGCGCCAAATGCAAAATACGTAGCAATTCACTATTGGCTAGAAGTCACCGAACCTAGCTTCTTTTCCCTGCTGGAATGGCATTCCTTCTCACCGACATCGCCAACGGCCATCGCACCGGGAGAAATCAAAACCATCACGCTCAACTTTGATATTCCCGCTCATGCGGCTCCGGGCATTTATCACTACACGATCGCCTACAAATCTGAGCAACACATCAACAAAACAATTCGCCATCCGCTTCAGTTTGAAGTCCCGTCCATTCAGCCCCAGCAAGAAACGCTAAACGTGAGGATCGATCCAGGAACGACGGCTGAAATGCCCTGTCTATTACGCCCTGGCCGCTCCGTTACCTTCACGATCAACATCGAGAATCGTTCTGCATTCTCTGATTTGATCTATCTCAACTGTGCGGGACTGCCACCAGAGGCATTCACGATCGAGTATCTCAATCGCAATTCCCAATCCGTCGATGCGGCTGAATCCGTCGATGGCTTACGGCTCGAAGCGCGGCACTGTGGCGAAATTCGCTTTACGGTTCACCCGCCCAAATCTACGCCTGCCGGAAACTATTCGCCGACCTTGCAACTGATCTCGATGAACGCTTCAGAACTGTTGACGCTCGATGCGCTTCATATTCAAGTGTTAGCCGAAGCGCATCTCGAAGCTGAACTCAGCCCCAAAGTGCGATCGGTGCCCCAAGAAGATGCCAGCTTTACGCTAACCATTCGTAATCGCGGCAACGTTGAACAGACGCTACGCCTTGATGCCAGAGATTCAGAAAAGCGCTTCCAGTTCACGATCGAGAACAGTACGGTCACAGTTCCACCAAATCAGGAAATGGCGATCGTCCTCAACGCCACACCCCGGCAGCAGTGGCAGCGCCCGTTCTGGGGCAAGCCAATACGCTCATTGGTCAGCTTGTATCTGATTCCCACCGATCTCGTCTCAGCGACTCCGCCTTATCCGCCGCAAGCAAAACTCCTCTGGTTTCCGCAACCGAAATGGGTTTTAGCCGCTTTGCTGCTGCTTGGAGCCAGTACCATTCTCAGTCTGTTGGGTTTGGTTTATCGATTCAACCGTCAACCGATCACAACGGCTGATGTGCTCACGTTTAGTCCGACCAAGCGAACCTATCTTGAAGGCGCAAGCAATGCGGTGCGCCTAAATTGGGCAGTGCGAAATCCTGAAACTCTGAACCGACTGGTGCTGGTTCAGTTAGATGAAGGCGCAGAAATTCAAAGCAAAGCCTACAATTTTTCCACCTCAATTCCTCAAGAACTGCAAGCGAAGTCCGATCAGGACAATGGCTGCCGTCGTGTCCGCCCAGAGATACCCGCTCAGTCTGCACCTGTTCTTTGGGAACTCCCGCTTCCTGACCTGCCCTGGTTTTCCTCGCTTCAGCAGCCCGCAAACTATACGAAAATTGAATGTCAGGGGATTCCCTTTGTCTCGTCGCAGTCCGGCACGTTTAAATATCGCCTGAAATTGTTCTCGAAATCGGACACCCGCGTTCCGATCGTTCAGCAAACCACTGAAACCGTCACCGTAAAATCAACCGGTTCCTCTCAGTCGTCTGAGCAATCTCCTTTATTTATTGAGCGATCGTCGGAAACCGATCGACGACCTCAAATTCTTTCGTTTACCCTCAACGGACAAGATGCCACAAGCCAACTGACACACACCTTTCCTGTTGCAAGTGGAGATGTTGCGAATGTGGAGGTTTCTTGGCAAGTTGCAGACGAAAATGGCTTAGAGGTGGAGCTTTTGCCGTTTTCGGGAGCGGTCAAGCCGCGAGGCTCAATCACCTATCCGATTATGCCGGGTAACTTAAAAACGATTACGCTCACGGCTCGAAATCGCAACGGGCAACAGGTTACACAGTCGGTGGATATTCAAGCTGTCGTTGCCGATGTTCCCCGTTCTCCTCGGCGGATGCCACGTCGATCGATGCCGCAGCCTTCACCGAGCACGAGTTCTACGCCTTCACCTGAAGTGACTCCGACTCCTGAAGTGACTCCGACTCCTGAAGTGTCTCCCTCACCTCAACCGAGTGTATCGCCCATGCCTACGCCTGAAGTGTCTCCCTCACCGAGTCCTTAACGGTGCAGCAATACAATTCCGTCTTGAGCAAAGACCTGCTTCAATCCATAGGTTTGCTGAAGCTGCTGAATTTCTGCTTCAGACATCGATCGCCGCACTGCCCAGACTCGTTTGGCGTTGATTAACACCGCATCATATGGCTCTGATTGCTGTCGTCCCAATTGCTCGATGACTTTTCGATGACTTAGGTGGGGAACCAAACGCGCATCTGCCAGTACCCGATCGTCTTCACGAATCAGGGCGATCGCGGCTCGGCTCGCTGCCCAAGTGTCCATCCGCCGAATGTAAAACGTGAAGTAGCCATACTTGCCGAGAATGAATAATCCCACGATCGACCAGGCTAAAATCGCTCGGCGGCTCGGCAACCATTTCGGCGGATTGGCAACGGTTGCGATCGCAATTAGCATCAAAAACGGCAACAATGGCAGCGCATATTGATCGGTGAGGGTGCGCTGTCCGTCTTCCTGAGACAGCATATTCATCGCCAGTGTGGGAACGGCTGCAACTAAAGGAAGCCAATTGCGTGGATGACTTGCCCAGACGATCGGCGCAAAACTCAAAACGATGTACTCAAAGTTCCGAAAGGTGAACAGGGTCTTCAGAAAAAGCAGCGGATTGAAGATGAGATTTTTGGCGATTTCGCTGTAAGACCTTCCCAAATGGGCATAACGGAATAGAAACCGATCGATAGAAACGCCGCCCTCAGCGCTCGGTATGATCACCTGCGTTGCAATCACAAACCAACTAATCCCGGCAAGAAGCGCGATCGCACCATAAACCCGCCGATCTTCACACAACCAGAGCCAAATTCCCATCGCTGCCACACTCAATCCGAGTGCATCCCGGCAACTCAGAATAATCGCCACACAAATACAGAATTGCCACAATCGCTGAGCGCGGGCAAACCACACTGCACCTAAGAATGCGGGAACGGCGATCGTTTCAGGATGAAAATCGGCAATATTCGCATTAAACGTTAAGGGATACAGCAAATACACCCCCATCAGCAGCGTTGCCCATTTCGGTGTGATCTTTGCCTGAAGTGCCAGTTCTCGCACCATCCAACCGCCAATCACAAGCGCGATCGTTTGAATCAACAATAACCAGTACACACTGGGGTAAATCTTGTAGAGCAGGGCGATCGGGTAAAAAATTACGGCAGCATGATCGCCCAAAATATGAAATCTTAACAGCGTCGAAAACGGGGTTTGACCCTGGCTAATCAGATAAACTGCCTGATCAAAAATTCCGAGATCCCAAGCTTCAGACTGCATCATAAAATGCCGCATTCCGCTAAATCCAAACCCAATGATGCCTGCGATCGCCAAAATTCGCCAAGGTATGCTTGCGGCTGGATCGTTTTTCGCTTCATTGGGGTTGGATTTGAACATGGTGGAATCTACGACCATACGATCGCGAAGTTCTGGAATTCGCAACAGTATCCCATCAAATCTGCATGAAAAAACCGATCGATCCGACTCGATCGGTTTGCTAAATTTGACTCAAATTAATCGACTAATCACGCTGACCCATTGCAATCAGAATGTATTGCACCAATTGAAGCACCGCATACAGCGCGGTTGCTACGTAGGTAAACGCTGCTGCATTCAATACTTTCCGCGCTCCCTGATTTTCCTCACCCTGCAAAATGCCCAACTCATCGATCAGCCGCAATGCCCGACTCGACGCATCAAACTCAACCGGCAAAGTCACAATGTGGAAAATAATCACTGCGGCAAACAGCGCAATTCCAAGCGGGATAAATACCTTGCCCAGTGCGCCGATAAACAGACCCGCCATGATTAAGATCGGGCCAAAATTCGCACCCAAGTTCACCGCTGGAACCAGCGCCGCCCGCATATTCATGGGTTTATAACCCTTCACATCTTGCAGAACGTGACCACATTCATGGGCGGCAACGGCTGCGGCAGCCAGCGAAGTCGAATTGTAAACCACTTCAGAGAGTCGGACTGCTTTCGCGCTTGGATCATAATGATCAGTTAGTTCGCCCGCAACGGGTTCAACCGTGACGTTGTAGATGCCCATACGATCGAGAATCATCTTTGCTACCTGCGCTCCAGTCATTCCCCCACGCGAGGGAATCCCTGAGTATTTGCGATAGGTGTTTTGAACGCGCTGCTGTGCCCAAAATACCAGAATCATGCCGGGAATCAGCAGGAGATATGACCAGTGAAAAAACATCGCCCTTTTACCTTTGCTTAAGTTCTGTACAAGACTTAATTGACTGCTTTTATCCCGTATGCTATCACCTGAAATTCCAAGTGTCTGCCGCAAAAACCGAACTTACGACCGGAGCAGTCGAGAATAGAGAGTTACGTTAAAATGAGGACAGAACTGAGAGGATGCAAGCGCTAAATGTCGAGGATTACTTGCTGTGTGTCGCTGACTGGAGTTAGCCACATATATGCGTGAATTGCCCAAAGCACTACAGACTGAAGGGACTTCGCCGCAGGTGAATCAATCGATCGCGCTCTCAGGTTTACTGCCTCCACCGGATCGAACTCGCGCTAGAGTCTTATCCTGGCTAAAAGGAAACGTGCCTGAAACTCGAATTCGACATATTCTGCGGGTGGAGCAGTTTGCGATCGAGCTTGCCGAGTTGCATGGTCTCAATGTCGAAAAAGCGGCTCAAGCGGCATTGATGCACGATCTCGCTAAGTTCTTTAAGCCCAAGCGATTGTTAAATATGGCGATCGCCGAAGGCTTAACGCTCGATCCGATCGACGAGTCGAATCCACATCTTCTCCATGCCGATGTGGGGGCGATCGTAGCGCGGGATGAGTTTGGAGTGCAGGATCAATCAGTATTGGATGCCATTCGTCATCACACGTTGGGCAGTCCGAACATGAGCTTACTCAGTTGTGTGGTGTATCTGGCAGACGGGCTGGAGCCGGGACGCGGGGACACCCCAGAGCTAGAAGAATTGCGTGATTTGAGTCGGCGAGATTTGATTCAGGCAACTTGGCGATCGGCGGATGCCTCGCTCAAGCACCTGATTCAAGCGGGTCATTTGATCCATCCGCGTACCGTTCAGACGCGCAATGCGTTCTTGCAGCAGTATAAAACTGGGGCACGATCGCGCTGAATCACAGTTTACTAAACCACTTCGTAAAAGGAATTCAAACCTGAATGACAGAACTTTCTAACCAACAAACCCTTTCCACACCGATTGCAAATCTCGACGATCGCAGCGCTACACTGGCACGTTTGGCGGCAGAGGCTGCCGATGAGCGGAAAGGGAGTGAGATTGTGTTGCTGAAAGTGGGCGATGTGACGGTTCTGGCAGATTATTTTGTCATGGTGACGGGCTATTCAAAAGTGCAAGTACGGGCGATTGCTCGATCGATTGAAGAGAAAGTCGAGGAAACGATGAACCGGAGACCGATTCGCTCCGAGGGCTTTGCGGAGGGCAGTTGGATTGTGGAAGATTACGGCGATGTGATTGTGCACGTCATGATGCCGCAAGAGCGCGAATATTACGGCTTAGAGTCGTTTTGGGGTCACGCGGCACGAGTGCCTTTTGTTGAGTTCTAGAGTTGTAAATTGAATCGATCGGGAGGTCACAGCTTGACCTCCCGATTTTTTTGACTGCGATTCTATTAAATTTCGAGCTTGCTGAAATGACGTGAACTTCGGTGATAGATTGTACTGTGCAAGAAATCGCATCGCACTTCTAGAGGATGATTTTGATCTAGAGAGCAACTCAAAAGAGCAGATTTTAGCCGATTTGAAAGAGTCCCTTCGCGAAGCGGAATCAGAACAAACGCTGCCGCTCTCAAAACTTTGGGGTGGCATTGTTTTACGTCTCCTTTCATCCTCTAGCTAAGTCTTTTATACTAAACGATATGTTTTCCTTTCCTCGGCTTGATCATGAACTCAGTTAGTTGTCCCGTTCCTGAAGAACAGCGACCAATCAACGAATATCAAGACCTGAAGGAATCTTGGTTTTTTCGGTGGGCAACGCTTGATCGCATTGGCTACCTGAAGCCGATTGCGGTTCTTTGGGCGATCACCTGGCTCATTTCTGCTCCCGTTGCTGCCGTCAGTTTTCCACCTGCGAAACATTTGCCGCAATTTCTCCTATTTGCATCGGCAGGAGCGCTGGTGATTCCGGGTCTAGCTTTGCTGCGGCTTTATTTGGGATGGGCGTATGTGCAGCGACGATTGCTCAATCCAGCCGTGTTTTATGAAGAGTCGGGCTGGTATGACGGGCAAATGTGGGAAAAGCCGCCGGAAGTATTGGCGCAGGATCGATTGGTGGTGAGTTACCAAGTTCAGCCAATTTTAGAGCGGTTAAAGAAGACGTTTGGGGCGGTCGCAGTTGGAATTACGATCGGGGTTGCAGTTTGGTTCTTTTTGTAAAACAGAACTTATAAAACAGAAAAGGGTGACGCATTCTAGTAGCGTCACCCTTTTTTATAAAATATTGCGAATTTTATAGGCTGGTTAAGAATCCGATGATGCCATGTCCGGTAAAGGCTTCTAAAAGCAGGAGCGAAACGAAGCCGATCATTGCAAGCCGACCGTTCAAGCGTTCTGCGTTGGTGTTGAAACCGAACTGAGGCTGGTCAGTGACATACATCTGGGGTTCGATCGCAAAATTATTTAACTTGCCTTGGTCGTCAACAATTGAACCGCTTCTCATTTTGTTTTTTCCTTGATTTCTTTACAAAGCTTAACAGGGATTGTTGAGTTTTGTAAAGAAACTGAGATTAAACGTTTGCAATCGCATCTTCGACGATCGCGATTTCTGGTGGTTCGAGTCGGACTTGTGCGGCTTTGATCGAGTCTGCGATCGTTTCTGGGCGGCTGGCTCCGGGGATCGGAACAATGCAAGGCGATTTCGAGAGCATCCACGCCAGAAGCAGGCTGTAAATTGATAAGCCTTTTTCAGCCGCGAGATCGGTCATTCCGGTGAACTGCTGTAATTGCTTGACGCGACTCATGCCACCGAGCGGACTCCAGGGTAAGAAAGTGATGCCTTCGGCTTCGCAGTATTCGAGTACGCCATCATATTCAGGGTTGCGATGCCAGGGATTGTATTGGTTTTGCACTGAAACAATTTCGACTACATCGCGAGCTTGTTTGAGCTGATCAATGCTGAAGTTTGATACGCCGACATAACGAACGATTCCCGCATTTTGGGCTTCTTTGGCGGGAGTGAGTGCATCTTTGATCGAGTAGTTGGGATCAGGGGAGTGATATTGCCAAATGTCGATCGGCTTGTCTCCGCCCAATGCTTCAAAACTTTCGCGAATGGTTTTACGCAAATGATCCGGGTTGCCGTTCTGTGTCCAAGAGCCGTTCGGGCGCATCAATCCGCCTTTGGTGGCAATCATGACTTGGCTTTTATCGCCTGTGTATTGTTGCAGAGCTTTGTAAATCAGTTTTTCATTGTGATGCTTGTCGGATTCATCGCGACAGTAAGCATCGGCGGTATCGATTAAAGTAACACCGAGTTCTAAAGCTTTATGAATGGTGGCGATCGATTGGTCTTCCGGTGGACGATCGCGGATTGACATCGGCATTCCGCCAAGCCCGATCGGGAAGACCATTTCTCGCGTGATTCCGAGTTCTCTTAAATGGGACATTGACATTACTTTGTCCTGAGTTTCCATAGCAACACCTCTAAACTGTTTTTCAGTAAAACGGTATTCGCTCTGTTCCTACGTCCTGCCCAAGAAAGAGTTCAGAGATAATTAAGTTTATCGAGTTAAAGTAACAATTCAAGCTCAGTTTTGAGTGAGTCAATGTCGGCAACACGGCTGACAAGAAGGCTTTCTTTGCCTGCATCTTGGAGTCGATCTTTCCAGTGGTGAATCAAATCAGAATTTTGCATCCAAAAGTTCACAACGGTTCCGACAACTTGGTCTAGATGCCAGTTGTGCTGCGGGCTGACGGTTTCGACTGAGTGAATTAAAGCATCAAGTGTACATTCAAAAGTTGAGAGATATTCAACTCCTGTAGATAGATTTTTTTGAGTAATAGTTTGTTGTTGATTGAAGAAAGACAAAACTGGAGAGACTCCAACAATATCAAAGGTATACATTAATACCGTTTCTCCTCAGAACTTCGTTAATTTTTGAACGTTATTTTAAAGAGAAACAATTTGATTTGAGTAGATTTGTTGAACAAATTTAACGTAAGTTCGACAGAAGTTTGTGGCTGCGTTTGGAGCGGTGGAAAGCCCCCTAAATTCCCCATTCTGGGGACTTTGCAGGTTGGAGAACTCTCTAAGATGTGGAAAATTACGCTAATTCTTCACTTGTGGGGGATGTATACCAAATTGATCTTTAATCGCTACAGATCTTGTAAGCCCCCTAAATCCCCCACGAATGGGGGACTTCAAGTCAAAGAAGGATTAAATTCTCAAAGTCCCCCATTCTGGGAGATTTAGGGGGCGAAGGATCTGTAGCATTAACAAACTGATTGGGTATTAGGAGGCACGATCGAACACCAATGACGCAGAAAATTTCATCGCACTTACGTCAACTTAATCCATACTTGGAAGGTTTGTTATAGTTCCATTCATCCTTTGAACTTACCGTTTGAACTAAGCCTAATAAGTTTCTAATTCGGTCTAGCTAAAGTTGCGATCGCCACCGCTAATTGAATCGGCTCAACGGGTTTGGGAATGTGCATCTGAAATCCCGCCTCGATCGCTCGTTGTCGCTCATTCTCACTGGCATAAGCGGTGAGGGCAACCACAGGAATTTGCCTACCTGCATCTAGCGATCGAATCTCTCGAATCAGCCAATGCCCATCGTATTCGGGCATTCCAATGTCGCAAATCATCACATCATAGCGATCAGCATTAGCCCGCAAAGCAGATAAGGCTTCTCTAGCAGAATAAACGTTTTGCACTTTAGCCCCATACATCTCTAGCGCCAGTTTGCAGAGATCGCCGGTATCTCGTTCATCGTCAACGGTTAAGATGCACAATCCATCTAAAACAGGCTCAACTGTATTGTTCGTAGAAGTTGACCAAGACGGCGTGAGCCTAGAGGGTGCTATTTCCGAGGACACATTTTGCAATGGAAGCCGAACCGTGAAGATTGCGCCTTGTCCCTCACCCGGACTTTCCGCCTGCACGGTGCCTCCATGAAGTTCGACCAAATGCCGGACGATCGATAATCCCAATCCCAGCCCTGCTTCTGCTTTGGTCGTGCTGGAATCGCCTTGACGGAATCGATCGAAAATGTACGGCAGTAAGTCTGCTCGAATTCCGCGTCCGGTGTCGCTGACTTGAATTTGCGCCTCGGTTTCAGTCGAGGTCAGCGTCACTTTAACCTGTCCCCCTGCCCTTGTGAATTTGATCGCATTCGAGAGCAAGTTCCATATCACTTGCTGTAAACGATCGACATCGCCAAGCACGATCGCAGGTTCTAAGTCTGAGACAATTTGAATGTTTTTGGCTGCAGCTGAAAGTTGAACCGACTCGATCGCTGCTTCAACCCCTAACCTCACATCAATCCAACGGCGGCTGAGATTGATTTTACCGCTCGTGATGCGTGAGATATCGAGTAAATCTTCAATCAGTTGAGATTGCATTCTGGCGCTGCGATCGATTGCTGCTGAAGCACGATCGATCACAGTTTCGCTATGCGTGTGATTGCGAAGCATTGTTGCCCAACCGAGCATCGTGTTGAGCGGGTTCCGCAGTTCGTGCGAGAGATTGGAAAGAAAGTCATCTTTCATGCGGTTGTCGGCTTCTGCCTGCTGGCGGGCGAAGCGTTCACGCTCAAGCTGTTCGCGCTCGGTCACATCTTCGATCGACAGCAAAATCATGTCTGCACCTCCGTCTCGTTGCAGCTTACACGCATTCAGCAGCATGATTTTTTGCCCGATTCGCTCAAAAGTACGACTCACCTCAAAATTGTGAATCGGACGATCTTGAGTCAGCACTGCTTCGAGCATCGATCGCAGTTCGGCAAAATCCCACTGTCCGTTAGTGAACTCGGAGAAAGAAGCAGGGACAGTTTCTGAAGGAGAAACCTGAAACGTTTCATAGAACGATCGATTGACTTTGCTAATTCGCAGCTCGGTATCG
Protein-coding regions in this window:
- a CDS encoding AarF/ABC1/UbiB kinase family protein yields the protein MNATSPSSIAAEAPQPTDTLPFIRTENGMITSELALVPNQADMTTLRYDPDLIAAYYRTRSLKVWQRTLGIFLPFLFFAARLWWDRITGRTIESQPKQAIHLREMLTNLGPAFIKIGQALSTRPDLVPPTYLEELTKLQDQLPPFPNEVAFQFIREELGKTPDQIYEELSPMPIAAASLGQVYKGKLKTGETVAVKVQRPGLARSIALDMFILRRLAGWAMKNIKQIRSNLVAIADELATRIFEEMDYTHEGHNAERFQELYGHLPEIYVPKIYWEYTGRRVLTMEWITGNKLTQLEAIRAQGIDATHLIDVGVQCSLRQLLEHGFFHADPHPGNLLAMPDGRLAYLDFGMMSQVEPYQRYGLIEAIVHLVNRDFEGLAQDYVNLGFLSPTMDLTPIIPAFAEVFNEALGASVAEINIKSITDKLSALMYEYPFQVPAFFALIIRSLVTLEGIAINVDPNFKVLSKAYPYVSKRLLTDPAPELRASLRDLLFKDGSFRWNRLENLLKNARDNSDYNLDQALDQAADYLFSDRGEFIRANLVDEIAKALDSLSQTAWKTLSYGFRERVGLAVERSPLPPENQATLDHLKRVWNILRETRGFNQTKMLALIPRLLAKPETQKMGQQIISDLSQRLAARLIREVLLKEEVSRPVQPTSALTVVR
- a CDS encoding DUF2079 domain-containing protein; its protein translation is MFKSNPNEAKNDPAASIPWRILAIAGIIGFGFSGMRHFMMQSEAWDLGIFDQAVYLISQGQTPFSTLLRFHILGDHAAVIFYPIALLYKIYPSVYWLLLIQTIALVIGGWMVRELALQAKITPKWATLLMGVYLLYPLTFNANIADFHPETIAVPAFLGAVWFARAQRLWQFCICVAIILSCRDALGLSVAAMGIWLWLCEDRRVYGAIALLAGISWFVIATQVIIPSAEGGVSIDRFLFRYAHLGRSYSEIAKNLIFNPLLFLKTLFTFRNFEYIVLSFAPIVWASHPRNWLPLVAAVPTLAMNMLSQEDGQRTLTDQYALPLLPFLMLIAIATVANPPKWLPSRRAILAWSIVGLFILGKYGYFTFYIRRMDTWAASRAAIALIREDDRVLADARLVPHLSHRKVIEQLGRQQSEPYDAVLINAKRVWAVRRSMSEAEIQQLQQTYGLKQVFAQDGIVLLHR
- a CDS encoding zinc metallopeptidase, with the translated sequence MFFHWSYLLLIPGMILVFWAQQRVQNTYRKYSGIPSRGGMTGAQVAKMILDRMGIYNVTVEPVAGELTDHYDPSAKAVRLSEVVYNSTSLAAAAVAAHECGHVLQDVKGYKPMNMRAALVPAVNLGANFGPILIMAGLFIGALGKVFIPLGIALFAAVIIFHIVTLPVEFDASSRALRLIDELGILQGEENQGARKVLNAAAFTYVATALYAVLQLVQYILIAMGQRD
- the yqeK gene encoding bis(5'-nucleosyl)-tetraphosphatase (symmetrical) YqeK encodes the protein MRELPKALQTEGTSPQVNQSIALSGLLPPPDRTRARVLSWLKGNVPETRIRHILRVEQFAIELAELHGLNVEKAAQAALMHDLAKFFKPKRLLNMAIAEGLTLDPIDESNPHLLHADVGAIVARDEFGVQDQSVLDAIRHHTLGSPNMSLLSCVVYLADGLEPGRGDTPELEELRDLSRRDLIQATWRSADASLKHLIQAGHLIHPRTVQTRNAFLQQYKTGARSR
- the rsfS gene encoding ribosome silencing factor, whose translation is MTELSNQQTLSTPIANLDDRSATLARLAAEAADERKGSEIVLLKVGDVTVLADYFVMVTGYSKVQVRAIARSIEEKVEETMNRRPIRSEGFAEGSWIVEDYGDVIVHVMMPQEREYYGLESFWGHAARVPFVEF
- a CDS encoding CGLD27 family protein is translated as MNSVSCPVPEEQRPINEYQDLKESWFFRWATLDRIGYLKPIAVLWAITWLISAPVAAVSFPPAKHLPQFLLFASAGALVIPGLALLRLYLGWAYVQRRLLNPAVFYEESGWYDGQMWEKPPEVLAQDRLVVSYQVQPILERLKKTFGAVAVGITIGVAVWFFL
- a CDS encoding high light inducible protein codes for the protein MRSGSIVDDQGKLNNFAIEPQMYVTDQPQFGFNTNAERLNGRLAMIGFVSLLLLEAFTGHGIIGFLTSL
- a CDS encoding aldo/keto reductase, yielding METQDKVMSMSHLRELGITREMVFPIGLGGMPMSIRDRPPEDQSIATIHKALELGVTLIDTADAYCRDESDKHHNEKLIYKALQQYTGDKSQVMIATKGGLMRPNGSWTQNGNPDHLRKTIRESFEALGGDKPIDIWQYHSPDPNYSIKDALTPAKEAQNAGIVRYVGVSNFSIDQLKQARDVVEIVSVQNQYNPWHRNPEYDGVLEYCEAEGITFLPWSPLGGMSRVKQLQQFTGMTDLAAEKGLSIYSLLLAWMLSKSPCIVPIPGASRPETIADSIKAAQVRLEPPEIAIVEDAIANV